One Bacillus sp. (in: firmicutes) DNA window includes the following coding sequences:
- a CDS encoding GNAT family N-acetyltransferase — MEVKVVDTPEQLEDAFFVRHEVFVKEQNVPPEEEIDEHENSATHFVLYDGKEPVGAGRLRILNGKGKIERICVLPAYRNKGAGKLIMKAIEEEARRKQLSKVVLNAQTHAIPFYERLHYKVISDEFMDAGIPHQTMEKML; from the coding sequence ATGGAAGTTAAGGTCGTTGACACACCTGAGCAATTAGAAGATGCTTTTTTTGTTCGACATGAAGTATTTGTCAAAGAACAAAACGTTCCTCCTGAAGAAGAAATCGATGAACACGAAAATTCAGCAACCCATTTCGTATTATACGATGGAAAAGAACCAGTAGGCGCGGGACGTTTGAGGATTCTCAATGGGAAAGGAAAAATCGAACGAATTTGTGTACTCCCTGCTTATCGAAACAAAGGGGCAGGAAAACTTATTATGAAAGCGATTGAAGAAGAAGCTAGACGAAAGCAATTATCCAAAGTGGTGTTAAATGCGCAAACACACGCGATTCCTTTTTACGAACGGCTCCATTACAAAGTGATTTCTGATGAATTTATGGACGCTGGCATCCCTCATCAAACAATGGAAAAAATGTTATAA
- a CDS encoding 2'-5' RNA ligase family protein, producing MKYGIAIFPSKKLQDLANSYRKRYDPHYALIPPHLTLKYPFEADEDEIKKIADTLHQIAKKYDPFPLKVTKISSFQPVNNVIYLKVECTETLKNLHNDLHSGELGGEPEYMFVPHITIGQKLSNGELADVYSSLRMLDVTHEETIDRFHLLYQLENGSWTVYETFRLGKE from the coding sequence ATGAAGTACGGAATTGCCATCTTCCCTTCAAAGAAGCTCCAAGATTTAGCCAACTCTTATCGAAAACGTTATGACCCTCATTACGCATTGATTCCTCCGCACCTTACATTAAAATACCCGTTTGAAGCAGATGAAGACGAAATAAAAAAAATCGCCGATACCCTGCATCAAATTGCCAAAAAATATGATCCTTTCCCGTTAAAAGTAACCAAAATTAGTTCCTTTCAACCAGTAAATAACGTGATTTATTTAAAGGTGGAGTGCACGGAAACGTTAAAAAATCTGCATAATGATTTACACTCCGGAGAATTAGGCGGGGAACCTGAATACATGTTTGTCCCTCATATTACAATTGGACAAAAGCTGTCAAATGGGGAATTAGCCGACGTATACAGTTCACTACGCATGCTGGACGTTACACATGAGGAAACCATCGACCGTTTCCATTTGTTGTATCAGTTAGAAAATGGTTCATGGACAGTTTATGAAACATTTAGATTAGGAAAGGAATAA
- a CDS encoding DUF421 domain-containing protein, with product MYIQITIELIIGYFALLFLTKFLGKTQITQITAFDFISALILGEFVGNALFDQNVYIHHILFAIGLWGLLIFFTEIATQKSRKLRNVLEGTPSIVIRKGKIIYEELKKNHLDLNQLQHLLRSKGIFSIRECEYALLETDGTISTLKKPEYESVTKKDLDLSLSAPSLPVALIMDGEIIHRNLELVGKDQQWLESKVKKEGFSTIREVLYAEYEEGKAMIIQGYSSK from the coding sequence ATGTATATACAAATTACAATTGAGCTTATTATTGGTTACTTCGCTTTATTGTTTTTAACGAAATTTTTAGGAAAAACACAAATTACCCAAATTACAGCGTTTGATTTTATCTCGGCCCTCATCCTCGGTGAGTTCGTAGGGAATGCGTTATTCGATCAAAATGTTTATATTCATCACATATTATTTGCGATCGGATTATGGGGGTTGTTAATATTTTTTACAGAAATCGCCACGCAAAAATCAAGAAAATTGCGGAATGTACTAGAAGGCACACCGTCCATTGTGATAAGAAAAGGGAAAATTATTTATGAAGAATTGAAAAAAAATCATTTAGATTTAAATCAACTTCAACATCTCCTTCGATCGAAAGGCATCTTTTCTATTCGGGAATGCGAATATGCTCTTTTGGAAACAGATGGGACGATCAGCACCTTAAAAAAACCCGAATATGAATCGGTAACAAAGAAGGATTTGGATCTCTCTTTATCCGCCCCTTCCTTACCTGTTGCCTTAATTATGGATGGAGAAATCATTCATCGTAACTTAGAGCTTGTTGGAAAAGATCAACAGTGGCTAGAATCAAAAGTAAAAAAAGAGGGATTTTCAACCATTCGCGAGGTGTTGTACGCCGAGTATGAAGAAGGGAAAGCCATGATTATACAAGGATATTCGTCTAAATAA
- the spoVAC gene encoding stage V sporulation protein AC: MKNQQQVQQEYQQLEKQLEIKRPLLKNCIKAFFVGGTICLIGQAVTYFYVYFFNFTEQSAGNPTVATMVFFSMLLTGFGIYDRIGQFSGAGSAVPVTGFGNAVISAAIEHRTEGFVLGVGGNMFKLAGSVILFGVFSAFVIAIIKTILIKWGVI, from the coding sequence ATGAAAAACCAACAACAAGTTCAACAAGAGTATCAGCAGTTAGAAAAGCAATTAGAGATAAAACGTCCACTGTTAAAAAATTGCATTAAAGCTTTCTTTGTTGGAGGGACGATTTGTCTCATTGGACAGGCCGTTACATATTTTTATGTTTATTTCTTTAATTTTACGGAACAATCGGCTGGGAACCCAACCGTGGCAACAATGGTATTTTTCTCTATGTTGTTGACGGGATTCGGTATATATGACCGTATTGGCCAATTTAGTGGGGCTGGAAGTGCGGTACCGGTTACAGGCTTTGGTAATGCAGTTATTTCAGCGGCGATCGAACATCGGACGGAAGGATTTGTCCTAGGTGTTGGCGGGAATATGTTTAAGCTTGCTGGCTCGGTCATTTTATTCGGTGTATTTTCCGCGTTTGTTATAGCCATTATCAAAACGATCCTCATTAAATGGGGGGTTATTTAA
- the spoVAD gene encoding stage V sporulation protein AD has protein sequence MKKGNGSWVFPNQPTILTTGVVGGPFEKNGLLKDDFDFFYNDLWMGQKSYENAHRVLIEDAVQTALQKKKISPQQVQFFLSGDLINQITPSSFAARSIGIPYIGLFGACSTSMEGLALSAMIINGGGADYVVTGAASHNAAVEKQFRYPTEYGSQKPPTAQWTVTGAGYALIGTREQEVNPAPRIISATIGKVLDLGLKDPFNMGGAMAPAAVETITQHLEDLNIEPSYYDLIVTGDLGTIGRNVALELFDQRKIAIDKSMFQDCGLMIYRDGQPVQAGGSGAGCSATVLYGHLLNQMKEGTYKRILVVATGALLSPLTFQQNESIPCIAHAVAIEWI, from the coding sequence ATGAAAAAAGGAAATGGTAGTTGGGTATTTCCTAATCAGCCGACCATCCTTACGACAGGGGTAGTGGGGGGACCTTTTGAAAAAAACGGGTTACTAAAAGATGACTTTGATTTTTTTTACAACGATTTATGGATGGGACAAAAATCGTACGAAAATGCGCATCGAGTGCTGATTGAAGATGCTGTTCAAACCGCGTTACAAAAGAAAAAGATATCCCCCCAACAAGTGCAATTTTTTCTATCTGGGGATTTAATCAATCAAATCACTCCTTCGAGTTTTGCTGCTCGTTCGATCGGTATCCCGTATATTGGCCTTTTCGGAGCATGTTCCACGTCAATGGAAGGATTAGCGTTATCTGCGATGATTATAAATGGTGGTGGTGCAGATTACGTCGTAACTGGGGCAGCAAGCCATAATGCAGCAGTAGAAAAGCAGTTTCGATACCCAACAGAATACGGCAGTCAAAAACCTCCAACCGCACAATGGACGGTCACTGGAGCAGGATATGCGCTCATCGGGACAAGAGAGCAGGAGGTGAATCCTGCTCCACGAATTATATCAGCCACCATTGGAAAAGTGTTAGATTTAGGATTGAAAGACCCGTTTAATATGGGGGGAGCTATGGCGCCTGCTGCTGTGGAAACCATCACCCAACATCTGGAAGATTTAAACATTGAACCATCCTATTATGACCTCATTGTCACAGGAGATTTAGGAACAATTGGTCGTAATGTGGCATTAGAGTTATTTGATCAAAGAAAAATCGCCATCGATAAATCGATGTTCCAAGATTGTGGACTCATGATTTATAGAGACGGCCAACCGGTGCAAGCTGGGGGAAGTGGTGCCGGCTGTTCTGCAACAGTCTTGTACGGACACTTATTGAACCAAATGAAGGAAGGAACGTATAAGCGAATATTAGTAGTTGCTACAGGAGCTTTATTAAGTCCATTAACGTTTCAACAAAATGAATCCATTCCATGCATCGCGCATGCGGTGGCTATCGAATGGATATAA
- a CDS encoding YjcZ family sporulation protein, whose product MFGYGGYGGYGCGCGYGGYGGYGGGSTFVLIVVLFILLIIVGASFC is encoded by the coding sequence ATGTTTGGTTACGGTGGTTACGGCGGTTACGGCTGTGGTTGTGGATACGGCGGATACGGCGGATACGGCGGAGGATCAACATTCGTGTTAATCGTTGTATTATTCATCTTGTTAATTATTGTAGGCGCAAGCTTCTGCTAA
- the spoVAE gene encoding stage V sporulation protein AE, whose translation MLAMFFWAFVVGGLICVIGQLLFDVVKFTPGHTLSTLVVIGAILEGFGLYEPLIDFAGAGATIPITSFGNALVHGAMQEAEKHGLVGVLTGMFEVTSSGISAAIIFAFIGALIFKPKG comes from the coding sequence ATGCTGGCCATGTTTTTTTGGGCGTTTGTCGTTGGTGGACTTATTTGTGTCATCGGCCAACTGTTGTTTGATGTAGTAAAGTTTACACCAGGGCATACGCTAAGTACATTAGTTGTTATTGGCGCAATTTTAGAAGGATTCGGTTTGTATGAACCATTAATTGATTTTGCTGGTGCAGGAGCCACTATTCCGATTACGAGTTTTGGTAATGCGCTTGTTCACGGAGCAATGCAAGAGGCGGAAAAACACGGTCTTGTCGGTGTATTAACCGGAATGTTTGAAGTGACAAGTTCTGGTATTTCAGCAGCCATTATTTTTGCGTTTATCGGTGCGCTTATATTTAAGCCAAAAGGTTAA
- the fabI gene encoding enoyl-ACP reductase FabI, translating into MTLSLKGKTFVVMGVANKRSIAWGIARSLHNAGARLIFTYAGERLEKSVRDLVETLEGNDSLVLPCDVTNDEEIAACFATIKEHVGKIDGIAHCIAFANKEELQGEYMNTTREGFLLAHNISSYSLTAVAKAAKELMSEGGSIVTLTYLGGERVVTNYNVMGVAKASLEASVKYLANDLGKYGIRVNAISAGPIRTLSAKGVSDFNSILKEIEERAPLRRTTTQEEVGDTALFLFSNLSRGITGETIHVDSGYHILAR; encoded by the coding sequence ATGACCCTATCGTTAAAAGGAAAAACGTTTGTTGTTATGGGTGTAGCGAATAAACGTAGTATTGCTTGGGGGATTGCCCGATCCTTACATAATGCTGGAGCACGATTAATTTTTACGTATGCAGGTGAACGTCTCGAAAAAAGTGTTCGTGACTTAGTTGAAACGTTAGAAGGAAACGACTCACTTGTATTACCATGCGATGTAACGAATGATGAAGAAATTGCAGCATGCTTTGCCACCATCAAAGAACACGTAGGAAAAATTGATGGAATTGCTCATTGTATTGCGTTTGCGAATAAGGAAGAACTGCAAGGCGAGTATATGAATACAACAAGAGAAGGTTTCTTATTAGCTCATAATATTAGCTCGTACTCTTTAACGGCTGTTGCTAAAGCAGCGAAGGAGTTAATGTCAGAAGGCGGAAGCATCGTGACATTAACTTACCTTGGCGGTGAGCGTGTCGTAACGAACTACAATGTTATGGGTGTAGCGAAAGCTTCTTTAGAGGCAAGTGTTAAATATTTAGCCAACGATTTAGGAAAATACGGTATTCGTGTTAATGCGATTTCAGCTGGACCGATTCGTACGTTAAGTGCGAAAGGGGTAAGTGATTTCAATAGCATTTTAAAAGAAATTGAAGAGCGTGCTCCGCTTCGTCGTACAACTACGCAAGAAGAAGTTGGCGATACAGCGTTATTCTTATTCAGTAATTTATCTCGTGGAATTACAGGGGAAACGATTCACGTAGACTCTGGTTACCATATTTTAGCACGGTAA
- a CDS encoding YhcN/YlaJ family sporulation lipoprotein — protein MKKQWIVSTFTLVLFLFGCAGGNDEIKDSQLSLLKTTNPPPLELNKEKETVASQVKKEVQQMKELYDVAVIVGEEDILVAYKVKHLYRIRMKKIEKNLKKTLEKKFPGENFSVSSDYKVFLEAVRLKEKLDEGKISKKEANKKLKKLIKLKDKQT, from the coding sequence ATGAAGAAACAATGGATTGTTAGTACATTTACGTTGGTTCTTTTTCTTTTCGGATGTGCAGGGGGAAATGATGAAATAAAGGATAGCCAGCTTTCTTTACTGAAAACCACGAATCCCCCTCCGTTAGAACTAAATAAGGAGAAGGAAACGGTCGCTTCTCAAGTCAAAAAAGAAGTGCAACAGATGAAAGAACTATACGATGTGGCCGTCATTGTAGGTGAAGAGGATATTTTAGTGGCTTATAAAGTGAAGCATCTTTATCGTATTCGTATGAAAAAAATTGAAAAGAATCTCAAAAAAACGTTAGAGAAGAAATTTCCAGGTGAAAACTTTTCTGTCTCCAGTGATTACAAAGTTTTTCTTGAAGCTGTTCGATTAAAAGAAAAACTAGATGAAGGAAAAATAAGTAAAAAAGAAGCGAATAAAAAATTAAAAAAGTTAATTAAATTGAAGGATAAACAAACATAG
- a CDS encoding DUF1360 domain-containing protein — MHVSWLFLFILSFAVFRMTRLLVFDRITEFIRAPFFEKIKERDENGEWETYLVPKKGGIRGFIGELLSCYWCMGIWVTGFVLAAYWWYPTISFPFILLFCIAGLAALIESVLQHWFN, encoded by the coding sequence ATGCATGTTTCCTGGTTGTTCCTATTTATATTAAGTTTTGCAGTGTTTCGTATGACTCGGCTCCTCGTTTTTGACCGTATAACTGAATTTATCCGAGCCCCTTTTTTTGAAAAAATAAAAGAGAGAGATGAAAACGGGGAATGGGAAACGTATCTTGTGCCGAAAAAAGGGGGGATTCGTGGATTTATCGGTGAATTGCTAAGTTGCTATTGGTGTATGGGAATTTGGGTGACGGGCTTTGTTCTTGCTGCCTATTGGTGGTATCCAACCATATCGTTTCCGTTCATTCTTCTTTTTTGTATTGCTGGCTTAGCCGCTCTTATTGAGTCTGTATTGCAACATTGGTTCAATTAG
- a CDS encoding phosphatidylglycerophosphatase A: protein MTQKRIHSDEVTKAARQRLLDRGVTIEAIAEIVYEMQYPYNPQLTMEECIESVEKVLLKREIQHAILVGVELDMLAEQKKLSEPLQTIVETDEGLFGVDETIALGAALGYGSIAVTTFGHLDKNKVGIIRDLDTKKGKGVHTFLDDIVGSIAANAASRLAHRSRDLEEGLSRELNDEELIG, encoded by the coding sequence ATGACACAAAAACGAATTCATTCCGATGAAGTAACAAAAGCGGCACGGCAACGATTACTAGATCGTGGTGTCACGATTGAAGCGATCGCTGAAATTGTCTATGAAATGCAATATCCATACAACCCACAATTAACAATGGAAGAATGTATCGAAAGTGTGGAAAAAGTTTTGTTAAAACGAGAAATTCAACATGCGATTTTAGTCGGTGTTGAACTTGATATGCTAGCAGAACAAAAAAAGCTATCTGAGCCTTTACAAACCATTGTAGAAACGGACGAAGGGCTGTTTGGTGTCGATGAAACGATCGCGTTAGGTGCGGCCCTTGGTTATGGAAGTATTGCTGTTACGACATTTGGGCATTTAGACAAGAATAAAGTTGGAATTATTCGGGACTTAGATACGAAGAAAGGAAAAGGGGTACATACCTTTTTAGACGATATTGTCGGAAGTATTGCGGCTAATGCAGCATCGCGTTTAGCTCACCGTTCCCGTGACCTCGAAGAAGGGCTTAGTCGCGAATTAAATGATGAAGAATTAATTGGATGA
- a CDS encoding monovalent cation:proton antiporter family protein, with translation MEQHASVTSLVIVILVAFITPILLHRLKLNAIPVVIAEIIMGLFIGKSGFDLVEPDMWLETLSTLGFIFLMFLSGLEIDFSAFSNGKKREKLPNGKEEPNRFLVSMIVFIGIFLVSLALSYVFVLLGLIDNVLLMTIIISTISLGVVVPTLKEAHIMKSPIGQTILLIAVIADLVTMILLALFVSLNDTGHGNMFLLLLLFGACVFFYIFAKRFRNKKFMEKLSAGTVQIDTRAIFALITLFVALSESVGAENILGAFLAGVLVSLLSPNPDLVHKLDSFGYGFLIPIFFVMVGVELDLWSMLSNKKMLMLIPLLLLAFFISKWIPALILRRWYDWKVVHASAFLLTSTLSLVIAAAKIAERMGVITPEMSGTLILVAVIACVITPIMFKKLFPLEEEVETKIKVAIVGANQLTMPVYRELKSSLYEPMLYHTKQDKSDQIISDSLFHIEEIDDYEIETLQKEGIFEADIVVISTGDEERNATLAVAAKEQGVERVIARIESPDLEESLREQDVEVFSVFLSTKALLRALIESPSVINILTNQETSLYEINMRNHLFEGMTLRKFPFTGDVIFVRIFRGKDSIVPHGDTELHMGDRLIVTGSKEYVDELKRELEFCEKC, from the coding sequence ATGGAGCAACATGCATCAGTTACATCACTCGTTATCGTTATTTTAGTGGCCTTCATCACGCCCATTTTGTTACATCGATTAAAATTAAACGCTATTCCTGTCGTGATTGCAGAAATTATTATGGGTTTGTTTATCGGAAAAAGTGGATTTGACCTTGTCGAACCTGACATGTGGCTAGAGACATTATCTACCCTCGGATTCATTTTTTTAATGTTTTTAAGTGGGTTAGAAATTGATTTCTCGGCTTTTTCGAACGGGAAAAAACGAGAAAAATTACCGAATGGAAAAGAAGAACCGAACCGTTTTCTCGTTTCAATGATCGTCTTTATTGGAATTTTTCTTGTGTCATTAGCGTTGTCATACGTGTTTGTTCTGTTAGGTCTTATAGATAACGTCTTATTAATGACCATAATTATTTCCACCATTTCTCTTGGTGTGGTCGTACCAACGTTAAAAGAAGCACATATTATGAAGTCACCTATTGGTCAAACGATTTTGCTTATTGCGGTGATTGCTGATTTAGTGACGATGATCTTACTCGCTTTGTTCGTGTCGTTAAATGATACTGGACACGGTAATATGTTTTTATTACTTCTTTTGTTTGGAGCGTGTGTTTTCTTCTATATCTTTGCCAAACGATTCCGAAACAAAAAATTTATGGAGAAGTTATCAGCTGGAACCGTTCAAATCGATACACGGGCCATTTTTGCCTTAATTACGTTATTCGTTGCTTTATCCGAATCGGTTGGTGCGGAAAACATTTTGGGAGCCTTTTTAGCTGGTGTTCTCGTTTCGCTTTTATCACCGAACCCGGATTTGGTGCATAAATTAGATTCTTTTGGCTACGGATTTTTAATTCCGATATTCTTCGTAATGGTCGGTGTTGAGTTAGACTTATGGTCAATGTTAAGTAACAAAAAAATGCTCATGTTGATTCCGTTACTTTTACTTGCGTTCTTTATTTCGAAATGGATTCCAGCCTTGATTTTAAGAAGATGGTATGATTGGAAAGTGGTTCACGCATCCGCCTTTTTATTAACTTCCACATTATCATTAGTCATCGCAGCGGCAAAAATTGCTGAGCGGATGGGAGTCATTACACCGGAAATGAGCGGAACGTTAATTTTAGTTGCGGTTATCGCATGTGTGATTACACCGATTATGTTTAAAAAATTGTTCCCACTTGAAGAGGAAGTGGAGACAAAAATCAAAGTGGCCATTGTTGGAGCGAACCAATTGACCATGCCGGTTTATCGCGAACTAAAATCGTCGTTATATGAACCGATGTTGTATCACACTAAACAAGATAAATCCGATCAAATCATCTCCGATTCATTATTTCATATTGAAGAAATTGATGATTACGAAATTGAAACGCTCCAAAAGGAAGGTATTTTTGAAGCCGATATTGTCGTCATTTCCACGGGTGACGAAGAACGAAACGCTACCCTTGCCGTAGCCGCTAAAGAACAAGGTGTCGAACGTGTCATTGCCCGCATTGAAAGCCCAGATTTAGAAGAGTCATTGCGTGAGCAGGACGTCGAAGTATTCTCTGTCTTTTTATCAACGAAAGCGTTATTACGTGCCCTTATTGAATCACCAAGTGTAATCAATATTTTAACGAACCAAGAAACAAGCCTATATGAAATAAATATGCGAAATCATTTGTTTGAAGGCATGACGTTACGAAAATTCCCGTTTACGGGCGATGTCATCTTTGTCCGCATTTTCCGTGGGAAAGATTCCATTGTTCCGCACGGAGATACGGAACTTCATATGGGCGATCGACTCATTGTAACAGGATCGAAAGAATATGTCGATGAACTGAAGCGCGAGCTCGAATTTTGTGAGAAATGTTAG
- a CDS encoding stage VI sporulation protein F: MDNQFFKNIEKKTGVNMKDVFELANSLQNANFNDEKTIRGVIKRVSQIANKPVSKELEDKIVQSIIKDGKKIDFGTISNMINKNNK; encoded by the coding sequence ATGGATAATCAATTTTTTAAGAACATCGAGAAAAAAACCGGTGTCAATATGAAAGACGTATTTGAATTAGCGAATTCGCTGCAAAATGCGAATTTTAATGATGAGAAAACGATACGTGGAGTCATTAAGCGAGTTTCTCAAATTGCGAATAAACCTGTGTCGAAAGAGTTAGAAGATAAAATTGTGCAATCAATTATTAAAGATGGCAAAAAAATAGACTTTGGTACGATTTCCAATATGATCAACAAAAATAACAAATGA
- a CDS encoding esterase family protein, which yields MTVPKGQIKEMTFHSTSLNEDLQLWVYLPATFSPLYKYSLLIAQDGKDYFQLGRIARVVDELLHHREIDNLIIVGIPYKNVQDRRAKYHPEGEQNEAYIRFLAHELVPFLDDEFPTYQMGMGRALIGDSLGATVSLMTALKYPHTFGKAILQSPYVDEHVLDAVKNHQQLQLLSVYQIIGKNETAVETTDGQVKDFLEPNRQLHQLFNEKGFSHFYEEFDGDHTWKYWQPDLKRALTHMFG from the coding sequence ATGACAGTTCCAAAAGGTCAAATTAAAGAAATGACGTTTCATAGTACATCCTTAAATGAAGATCTTCAGCTTTGGGTATATTTGCCGGCAACGTTTTCTCCCTTATATAAATACTCTCTTCTCATTGCTCAAGATGGAAAAGACTATTTCCAACTAGGAAGAATTGCACGCGTAGTCGACGAGCTTCTTCATCACCGGGAAATTGATAATTTAATTATTGTTGGAATTCCATATAAGAATGTTCAAGATCGCCGGGCGAAATATCATCCAGAAGGTGAGCAAAATGAAGCATACATCCGCTTTCTTGCACACGAACTTGTGCCGTTTTTAGACGATGAGTTTCCGACGTATCAAATGGGAATGGGACGAGCGCTCATTGGGGATTCTTTAGGAGCTACGGTTTCATTAATGACCGCTCTAAAATATCCACACACATTTGGAAAAGCCATTCTCCAATCCCCTTATGTCGATGAACACGTTCTAGACGCCGTAAAAAATCATCAACAATTACAACTATTATCGGTCTATCAAATTATTGGTAAAAATGAAACTGCAGTTGAAACGACAGATGGGCAAGTGAAAGATTTCTTAGAACCAAACCGTCAACTACATCAATTGTTTAACGAGAAAGGCTTCTCACATTTTTATGAAGAATTTGACGGGGACCATACGTGGAAATATTGGCAGCCAGATTTAAAACGGGCACTTACCCATATGTTTGGATAA